The Virgibacillus dokdonensis genome includes a window with the following:
- a CDS encoding solute:sodium symporter family transporter: protein MNAFALVTFVVIIALVWLYAWRKSRNIDISTAEGFFMGGHSLTGLSIAGTIIMTNLSTEQLVGQNGQSYAAGMEVMAWEVTSAIAIVLLALVFLPRYMKYGVNTISDFIEIRYDTFTKRLISILFMFTYLTSFLPVVLYSGALVFNKLFNIDEILGVDPLIAVAICAAFIGAVGVLYLLMGGLSLSAFSDTIYGFGLLTGGILILILGIVTLGNGSAMDGVHFIRENTAEKLNAWGAIDSDYVPWPTLMLGMLFNNLYFWCCNQMIVQKALGGKSLKEGQKGALYVAFFKVFGALFLVLPGIVAFNMFDGGIANQDDAYPSLVSAVLPEWAYGIFAAVIFGAILSSFVGSLNSTATLFSLDFYKPIFNKDATDRQVARMGKIVTVIVGFISIIIAPLIAFAPTGLYNVIQEFNGLYSLPLLVIILFGFWNKRVTAQGAKITFSFHLVVYIAAQGLLAEINYLYIFSVLFILDCFVLWMSTRINPLKEPFQFQANLNKVDMTPWKHVKWVSAIALLLVVIMYTVFSPVVLAN from the coding sequence TTGAATGCGTTTGCCCTAGTGACATTTGTTGTCATTATAGCTCTAGTATGGCTTTATGCATGGCGGAAAAGTAGAAATATTGATATTTCTACTGCAGAAGGATTTTTTATGGGAGGTCATAGTCTAACGGGATTGTCTATAGCAGGGACAATCATTATGACGAACTTATCAACAGAACAACTAGTTGGACAGAATGGTCAAAGTTATGCAGCTGGTATGGAAGTCATGGCTTGGGAGGTCACCTCTGCAATTGCGATTGTTTTATTAGCTTTAGTTTTTCTTCCGAGGTACATGAAGTATGGCGTAAATACGATTTCTGACTTTATTGAAATTCGCTATGATACGTTTACAAAAAGGCTTATCTCCATACTGTTTATGTTTACGTACTTGACTTCATTTTTGCCTGTAGTACTTTATTCTGGAGCTTTGGTTTTTAATAAGTTGTTTAACATAGATGAAATCCTAGGTGTAGATCCACTAATAGCAGTTGCTATTTGTGCAGCTTTTATTGGCGCTGTAGGAGTTTTATACCTCTTAATGGGAGGGCTTTCATTAAGTGCTTTTAGTGATACTATTTATGGATTTGGTCTACTTACAGGAGGTATACTGATATTAATCTTGGGAATAGTGACACTTGGAAATGGAAGCGCTATGGACGGGGTTCATTTTATTCGTGAAAATACAGCGGAAAAGTTAAATGCTTGGGGCGCTATAGATTCTGATTATGTCCCGTGGCCTACCTTAATGTTAGGGATGTTGTTCAATAATTTATATTTTTGGTGTTGTAATCAAATGATTGTGCAAAAAGCGCTAGGTGGAAAAAGTTTGAAAGAAGGACAAAAAGGTGCGCTTTATGTAGCTTTCTTTAAAGTTTTTGGAGCCTTATTTCTAGTATTACCGGGTATTGTTGCTTTTAATATGTTTGATGGAGGCATTGCTAATCAAGATGACGCTTATCCGAGTTTAGTTTCGGCAGTGTTACCTGAATGGGCATATGGCATCTTTGCGGCTGTTATATTTGGTGCAATATTAAGCTCATTTGTTGGTTCATTAAACTCAACGGCCACTTTGTTTTCTTTGGATTTTTACAAGCCAATTTTTAATAAAGATGCAACAGATAGACAAGTCGCTAGGATGGGGAAAATTGTAACCGTCATTGTTGGGTTTATATCAATAATCATTGCGCCATTAATTGCTTTTGCACCAACTGGCTTATATAACGTTATACAGGAGTTTAACGGGTTATATAGTTTGCCGTTACTAGTTATTATTCTATTTGGTTTTTGGAACAAGCGAGTTACTGCGCAAGGGGCCAAAATTACTTTCTCCTTCCACCTTGTTGTTTATATTGCAGCTCAAGGGTTGCTCGCTGAGATAAACTATCTTTATATATTTAGTGTTTTATTTATATTAGATTGTTTCGTTTTATGGATGTCAACAAGAATAAATCCATTAAAAGAACCTTTTCAATTCCAAGCAAATCTTAATAAGGTTGATATGACTCCTTGGAAACATGTGAAATGGGTGAGTGCCATAGCTTTGTTATTAGTGGTAATTATGTATACTGTTTTCTCGCCTGTTGTGTTAGCTAATTAA
- the iolG gene encoding inositol 2-dehydrogenase, with protein MKKINLGIVGLGRMGFTHAENIVERIPEAVLVAVCSFVDEELQMAKTKLGVEKTYTSFENMLLDAEIDAVVIASPSGLHGEHIRLAMKKGLHVFCEKPIGVEVEDIEKTIEVVEGYPKQIFHLGFMRRYDKSYQYAKQKVDNGEIGDLTLIRCYGIDPASELENFVKFATNSKSGGLFADMAIHDIDLVRWFSGKEVKRVWAIGKNTTYPELDDLGDLETGAAMMQLEDDTMALLVAGRNAAHGYHVETELIGSKGMLRIAQEPEKNQVSIFNNQGVVRPTSQHFSERFKEAFFREMKEFILCIQDGKQPGITVYDGLESTVIANACQESVDAGKMIEISK; from the coding sequence TTGAAGAAAATAAATTTGGGAATTGTTGGTTTAGGAAGAATGGGTTTTACTCATGCTGAAAATATTGTGGAGAGAATTCCAGAAGCTGTATTGGTAGCTGTTTGTAGTTTTGTGGATGAAGAACTCCAAATGGCAAAAACAAAGCTAGGTGTGGAGAAAACGTATACAAGTTTTGAAAATATGCTCTTGGATGCTGAAATTGATGCAGTAGTGATTGCTTCTCCATCGGGGCTTCATGGTGAACATATCCGTTTAGCTATGAAAAAAGGGCTGCATGTATTTTGTGAAAAGCCAATCGGTGTAGAAGTAGAAGATATAGAAAAAACGATTGAAGTAGTAGAAGGTTATCCGAAACAAATATTCCACTTAGGCTTTATGAGACGTTATGATAAGTCTTATCAATACGCAAAACAAAAGGTAGACAATGGTGAAATTGGTGATTTAACTTTAATTCGCTGTTATGGCATTGATCCAGCTTCTGAATTAGAAAATTTTGTGAAATTTGCAACAAACAGTAAAAGTGGTGGGCTATTCGCTGACATGGCTATCCATGATATCGATTTAGTCAGATGGTTCTCTGGAAAAGAAGTGAAACGCGTGTGGGCAATTGGAAAGAATACTACTTATCCTGAATTAGATGATTTAGGTGATTTAGAAACTGGAGCCGCTATGATGCAATTAGAGGATGATACAATGGCTCTTTTAGTTGCCGGTAGAAATGCGGCGCACGGTTATCATGTGGAAACGGAACTAATAGGGTCAAAAGGAATGCTGCGCATTGCGCAGGAACCTGAAAAGAATCAAGTTTCCATTTTTAATAATCAAGGAGTGGTAAGGCCTACTTCGCAACATTTTTCAGAACGTTTTAAAGAGGCCTTTTTCCGAGAGATGAAAGAATTTATTTTGTGTATTCAGGATGGGAAACAACCAGGTATAACTGTATACGATGGTTTGGAAAGTACAGTAATTGCGAATGCTTGTCAAGAATCGGTTGACGCTGGAAAAATGATCGAAATATCTAAATAA
- the iolE gene encoding myo-inosose-2 dehydratase has protein sequence MTNIAWGIAPIGWRNDDIPEIGAENTLSHVLSDIAVADYAGTEVGGFFPEAEVLNKELELRKLRIAGKWFSSYIIRDGIEEAEKAFRKHCEYLNAVNADVAVVSEQTYSIQGTDKNVFAEKPFFSDGEWDRLCSGLDLLGKVAHEYELKLVYHHHMGTGIQTLEEVDRLMYNTDQNYVNLLYDTGHIYVSDDEYMHLLNKHIDRIKHVHFKDVRKDEKEECNKEGKSFLQSFLAGMFTVPGDGNIDFVPVYKKLLSSGYEGWIIIEAEQDPNKAHPLEYALKGKKYIDETLLPLNKSLASIQ, from the coding sequence ATGACGAATATTGCATGGGGAATCGCACCGATTGGTTGGAGAAATGATGACATTCCTGAAATTGGAGCAGAAAACACGCTATCACATGTTTTAAGTGACATTGCTGTTGCTGATTATGCAGGAACAGAAGTGGGAGGCTTCTTTCCGGAAGCAGAAGTATTAAATAAGGAATTGGAACTTCGCAAATTAAGAATTGCTGGTAAGTGGTTTAGTAGTTATATTATTCGAGATGGTATCGAAGAGGCGGAAAAAGCATTTCGTAAGCATTGTGAATATTTAAATGCGGTAAATGCAGATGTCGCTGTAGTATCTGAACAAACGTATAGCATTCAGGGAACTGATAAGAATGTATTTGCCGAAAAACCGTTTTTTTCAGATGGAGAATGGGACCGTTTATGTAGTGGATTAGATCTTCTTGGTAAGGTAGCGCATGAATATGAGTTGAAACTTGTCTATCATCATCATATGGGAACGGGTATTCAAACCCTAGAAGAGGTCGATCGTTTAATGTACAATACAGACCAAAATTATGTGAATTTGCTTTATGACACAGGGCATATCTATGTGTCTGATGATGAATATATGCATCTACTAAATAAGCATATAGATAGAATAAAACATGTTCATTTTAAAGATGTTCGTAAAGATGAAAAAGAGGAATGTAACAAAGAGGGGAAATCATTTTTACAATCATTTTTAGCTGGAATGTTCACGGTTCCTGGTGATGGAAATATTGATTTTGTCCCAGTTTATAAAAAATTGCTTTCATCTGGATATGAAGGGTGGATTATTATAGAAGCAGAACAAGATCCTAATAAAGCGCATCCTTTAGAATATGCCTTAAAAGGAAAAAAGTACATTGATGAGACATTATTGCCTTTAAATAAATCATTGGCATCTATACAGTAG
- a CDS encoding MFS transporter → MSEFKLGMKENYVQFFLLVITNLFVGSMVGIERTVLPIIGEDQFGLASTSAALSFIISFGFSKAIVNYFAGHIADRFGRKQVLLLGWIVGLSVPMLIIFAHAWWVIVFANILLGINQGLAWSMTVNMKIDLSKSNERGTAVGLNEFAGYSGVALLAAISGYVASTYSLRPEPFYIGIGISVVGILLSLTVRDTRHHIELQMKQSAAMTNSGGDLSSRKIFQLTTWQDKNLSAISFSGLSTNLKDGMAWGLFPLYFTSVGLSVAQTGTIVALYPAAWGFFQLFTGILSDKIGRKKLITYGMWIQAIALWFILLVSSFSLWVAGALILGLGTAMVYPTLQAAIGDVAAPNWRASSMGVYRFWRDSGYAFGALLAGLIADVMGVGWAIGMVALLPFLAGVVARVRMDETLDMEV, encoded by the coding sequence ATGAGTGAATTCAAGCTAGGAATGAAGGAGAATTATGTTCAGTTTTTCTTATTAGTAATTACGAACTTGTTTGTTGGTTCAATGGTTGGGATAGAAAGAACCGTTTTGCCGATTATAGGCGAAGATCAATTCGGACTGGCATCAACAAGTGCTGCGTTGTCTTTTATTATCAGCTTTGGTTTTTCTAAGGCGATCGTAAATTATTTTGCTGGTCATATAGCAGATCGATTTGGTCGTAAGCAGGTGTTATTACTTGGTTGGATCGTTGGTTTATCTGTTCCTATGTTGATTATTTTTGCGCATGCATGGTGGGTTATCGTTTTTGCCAATATCTTACTGGGAATTAATCAAGGATTGGCTTGGTCCATGACGGTTAATATGAAAATTGATCTTTCCAAGTCGAATGAAAGAGGAACAGCAGTGGGGTTAAATGAATTCGCTGGTTATTCTGGAGTAGCTTTATTGGCAGCTATTTCAGGTTATGTCGCTTCTACTTATTCTTTGAGACCCGAGCCATTTTATATCGGAATAGGAATTTCGGTGGTAGGGATACTGTTATCATTAACTGTGAGAGATACAAGGCATCATATAGAGTTACAAATGAAGCAAAGCGCAGCTATGACAAATAGTGGAGGAGATTTATCATCGAGAAAAATCTTTCAATTAACTACATGGCAGGACAAGAATCTTTCAGCTATTAGCTTTTCAGGTCTATCTACTAATCTCAAAGATGGAATGGCATGGGGGTTGTTCCCATTATATTTTACTTCTGTTGGATTATCGGTAGCGCAAACTGGAACCATAGTTGCATTATACCCAGCTGCATGGGGGTTTTTTCAATTATTTACAGGAATATTAAGTGATAAAATTGGTAGAAAGAAATTAATTACTTATGGCATGTGGATACAAGCTATTGCGCTGTGGTTTATTTTGCTAGTTAGCAGTTTTTCACTATGGGTCGCTGGAGCTTTAATATTAGGTTTAGGAACGGCAATGGTTTATCCGACGTTGCAAGCTGCTATTGGTGATGTCGCTGCACCTAACTGGAGAGCTTCTTCAATGGGGGTGTATCGGTTTTGGCGAGATAGCGGCTATGCTTTTGGTGCGTTACTAGCTGGACTCATAGCTGATGTGATGGGGGTCGGCTGGGCGATAGGAATGGTAGCTTTATTGCCATTTTTAGCTGGTGTAGTTGCTAGAGTGCGTATGGATGAGACGTTGGATATGGAAGTGTGA
- a CDS encoding IS1182 family transposase: protein MTNKRIIQAQYTQTAANYQLYLPMDVEEMIPMDDSVRLHCLLCERMDYRELLQAYASKGRKPAVDPVILFKVITYAASQKIYSSRGIEKACRRDINFRWLLQGYAAPDHSTISRFKQKYLTDTVMEQLFFQQVVWLYQQEAITGETIYIDGTKIEAYANRYSFVWKKAITKHEAKMYTKWQALLEQINTTYCQIFTSPYETFLEDLKKVLVFLEKVKAKENITFVYGKGKRKTVLQRYHEQVKEMLQRKEHYDTSNQIMGEKRNSYSKTDHNATFMRMKDDPMKNGQLKPAYNVQAAVDAEFIVGINAFSDRNDTTTLIPMLQYVKEHLPFTYRNIVADSGYESEENYVYLKKQKQTAYIKPQNHERKKKASFKKDIRHRENMAYDKSTDTYTCANNQQLHAIRNYTRTSQTGYQSQVTVYECEDCTGCPLKEKCTKAKGNRQLHVAKEFLAYRETAQENILTETGTLYRMNRSIQVEGTFGVLKEDYHLKKFRTRGTGNVRNELLILAFGYNLNKIHTKIQANRLNLYYHPLKTA from the coding sequence ATGACAAATAAAAGAATAATACAAGCCCAGTATACGCAAACTGCAGCAAATTATCAATTATATTTACCGATGGATGTAGAAGAAATGATTCCTATGGATGATTCGGTCCGGCTCCACTGCCTCTTATGTGAAAGGATGGATTATAGAGAACTACTACAGGCATACGCTTCCAAAGGGAGAAAACCAGCAGTCGATCCAGTCATTCTATTTAAGGTCATTACCTACGCAGCCTCGCAAAAAATCTACTCTTCCCGAGGGATAGAAAAAGCATGTCGTCGGGATATCAATTTCCGTTGGCTTCTTCAAGGGTATGCAGCTCCTGATCATTCTACTATCAGTCGTTTCAAGCAAAAATATCTGACCGATACGGTGATGGAACAGCTCTTCTTTCAACAAGTCGTGTGGCTTTATCAACAAGAAGCGATTACCGGTGAAACCATCTATATCGATGGCACCAAAATCGAAGCGTATGCCAACCGGTATTCTTTCGTATGGAAAAAGGCAATCACCAAACATGAAGCCAAGATGTATACCAAATGGCAAGCCCTGCTGGAACAGATCAATACAACATACTGTCAGATTTTCACCAGTCCTTACGAGACTTTTTTAGAAGATTTGAAAAAAGTGCTTGTTTTCCTGGAGAAAGTAAAAGCGAAAGAAAACATCACGTTCGTTTATGGAAAGGGGAAAAGAAAAACGGTCCTTCAACGTTATCATGAACAAGTAAAGGAAATGCTTCAACGTAAAGAACACTACGATACTTCCAATCAGATTATGGGAGAGAAACGAAACAGTTATTCTAAAACAGACCATAATGCCACGTTTATGCGAATGAAAGATGATCCTATGAAGAATGGTCAACTCAAACCAGCTTATAATGTCCAAGCTGCCGTGGATGCGGAATTTATCGTTGGGATCAATGCGTTTTCCGATCGAAACGACACAACAACATTGATTCCAATGCTTCAATACGTAAAGGAACATCTTCCCTTTACCTATCGCAACATCGTCGCAGATTCTGGATATGAAAGCGAAGAAAATTACGTGTATTTAAAGAAGCAAAAACAGACGGCCTATATCAAGCCGCAAAATCATGAACGCAAGAAAAAAGCTTCTTTCAAAAAGGACATCAGACACCGAGAAAACATGGCTTATGATAAAAGCACAGATACCTATACCTGTGCCAATAACCAGCAGCTGCATGCCATAAGAAACTATACGCGAACCTCGCAGACTGGCTATCAATCTCAGGTAACCGTCTACGAATGTGAAGATTGTACAGGTTGTCCGCTCAAAGAAAAATGTACAAAAGCGAAAGGGAATCGCCAACTGCATGTAGCCAAGGAATTTCTGGCATACCGGGAAACAGCGCAAGAAAATATTCTAACAGAAACAGGCACACTTTACCGTATGAATCGCTCCATTCAAGTGGAAGGAACGTTCGGCGTATTGAAGGAAGATTATCATTTGAAGAAATTTCGTACGCGAGGAACAGGCAATGTACGAAACGAACTTTTAATCCTGGCATTTGGTTATAATCTCAATAAAATACATACGAAAATTCAAGCTAATCGCCTAAACCTCTATTATCATCCATTAAAGACAGCTTAA
- the metG gene encoding methionine--tRNA ligase, producing the protein MNILIGGAWPYANGSLHLGHISSLLSGDILARYYRAKGDHVLYVSGSDCNGTPITIRAKQEGVEPKKIANTYHKEFKQCFDQLGFTYDCYTRTDAQHHHTTVGEIFTTLMEKGNIYRKEVEQAYCSTCEQFLPDRFVEGICPHCGKEARGDQCEHCSKILESLELVNKKCKLCGSSPVTRNTEHFYFKLSTFQQLLEHYLKDMKETGTWRENALKIAERYLQEGLHDRAISRDLPVGVPVPVEGYEYKKIYVWFEAVAGYYTASKKWAEDNHKDHTSFWGEDAISYYVHGKDNVPFHAIIWPGILLGINKPALPTYMVSNEYVTIEKKKLSTSKNWAVWVPHMLEKYDPDSIRYFLTINAPEHRDADFSWREFVYSHNSELLGAYGNFVNRSVKFIEKFFHGVVPEGQINKEMKHQVDELYHQVGTMIEHTHFKQALELIFEFIRGVNKYFDQQKPWLQVKTSPKDCQNTLRSCVYIIVNLAQLLHPFLPFSSDKLKQAFNIEEIQWKAIDSNDSSSINISEPLFERIDVIVIDKEIEQLRRSCRKMHIMHLLTAPFYI; encoded by the coding sequence ATGAATATACTAATTGGTGGGGCTTGGCCATATGCAAATGGATCATTGCACTTAGGGCATATATCCAGTCTTTTGTCTGGAGATATTTTAGCGCGTTATTACAGAGCAAAGGGTGATCATGTGCTATATGTGTCTGGAAGTGATTGTAATGGAACACCTATTACAATACGGGCCAAACAAGAGGGAGTGGAACCAAAAAAAATAGCCAATACGTATCATAAAGAGTTTAAACAATGTTTTGATCAGCTTGGCTTCACTTACGATTGCTATACACGTACAGATGCACAACATCACCATACCACGGTTGGAGAAATATTCACCACCTTAATGGAAAAGGGTAACATTTACCGCAAAGAGGTGGAACAAGCTTATTGTAGTACTTGTGAACAGTTTTTACCTGATCGTTTCGTAGAAGGTATTTGTCCACATTGTGGAAAAGAAGCACGTGGAGATCAATGTGAGCATTGCTCCAAGATACTTGAATCATTAGAACTGGTGAATAAAAAATGTAAACTATGTGGCAGTTCACCTGTAACAAGAAACACAGAGCATTTTTATTTTAAATTGAGTACTTTTCAACAGTTATTGGAGCATTACCTCAAAGATATGAAAGAAACGGGGACTTGGCGAGAAAATGCACTTAAAATAGCAGAAAGATATTTACAGGAAGGCTTACATGATAGAGCAATTTCAAGAGACCTACCAGTCGGTGTACCTGTACCTGTTGAAGGTTATGAGTACAAAAAAATTTACGTTTGGTTTGAAGCAGTTGCTGGTTATTATACCGCTAGTAAAAAATGGGCAGAGGATAATCATAAGGATCATACTTCTTTTTGGGGGGAGGACGCGATCTCTTATTATGTTCATGGAAAGGATAATGTCCCGTTTCATGCAATTATTTGGCCAGGTATATTATTAGGTATAAATAAGCCGGCCCTTCCAACTTATATGGTTTCTAATGAGTATGTAACGATCGAGAAGAAAAAGCTATCTACTAGCAAAAACTGGGCGGTTTGGGTCCCGCACATGTTGGAGAAATATGACCCAGATTCCATACGATATTTCTTAACAATCAATGCTCCTGAACATAGAGATGCTGATTTTTCCTGGCGTGAATTTGTCTATAGCCATAATAGCGAGCTGCTTGGAGCTTATGGTAACTTTGTGAATAGGAGTGTGAAATTTATTGAAAAATTCTTTCATGGAGTCGTGCCTGAAGGACAGATTAATAAAGAAATGAAGCATCAGGTAGATGAGCTTTATCATCAAGTGGGTACAATGATTGAACACACTCATTTTAAACAAGCGCTAGAGTTAATTTTTGAGTTTATTAGGGGTGTTAATAAATATTTTGATCAGCAAAAGCCATGGCTTCAAGTAAAAACTTCTCCTAAAGATTGTCAAAATACGTTAAGAAGTTGTGTCTATATTATTGTCAATTTAGCTCAGTTATTACATCCGTTTCTACCATTTTCCAGTGATAAATTGAAACAAGCATTTAACATAGAGGAAATACAATGGAAAGCCATTGATAGTAATGATTCATCTTCTATAAACATTTCTGAACCGTTATTTGAAAGAATCGATGTCATTGTTATTGATAAAGAAATAGAACAGTTAAGAAGGAGCTGTCGCAAAATGCATATTATGCATTTGCTGACAGCTCCTTTTTATATATGA
- a CDS encoding exo-beta-N-acetylmuramidase NamZ family protein — translation MIPGIEVFLNEHLSWVEEKRVGLITNHTGVTSDLKSSIHLLYAHPEVYLTALYGPEHGIRGDREAGEYVESYVDEKTGLPVYSLYGPTWKPKEEMLEDVDVLLFDIQDIGSNVYTYIYTLGFVMEAAAEYDKQIIVLDRPNPIGGMKVEGPLRSKDAVSFMGRFLLPVRHGMTVGELALMWNQEYSLGIDVKVAKVKGWRRNVYFSNTELPWVLTSPNIPTEETAYLYTGTELLDDTSLSTGLGTTKPFELVGAPWIESEALAEEMKKRNLVGVKFRPAYFTSRFGKYKGKLIGGVQVHISNISEVDLVSLGLNLLDAMRDQNPEKFKMNESYVNLIGNTKVPTKIMNDHPVSEIINSWQVDLDKWVKNVRNKYLIYPPYPDKAKPYKPSGALGIMPLDVEMISGQNVALALRGYDKNGRKLEIDTSLITWTTSGNIGYIENEIFHAEKEGEGQITAKYGSYTANREILVSARYVNNIRYGIHSNYTRVVLDINMRMNDFKIVEGKNTLTIQIPYAKICGELLQEGGTIEISNSPVLSSIEYLKKDTMFIADFHLQERKVFYETPDFASRIVVDIMH, via the coding sequence TTGATACCAGGTATTGAAGTTTTTTTAAATGAACATTTATCGTGGGTGGAGGAGAAGCGAGTAGGATTAATTACAAATCATACAGGAGTTACAAGTGATTTAAAGAGTAGCATTCATTTATTATATGCACATCCAGAAGTGTATTTAACGGCGTTGTATGGCCCTGAACACGGTATTCGAGGTGACCGGGAAGCTGGAGAGTATGTGGAATCTTATGTAGATGAAAAAACCGGCTTACCTGTATACAGTTTATATGGTCCGACTTGGAAGCCAAAAGAAGAAATGCTTGAGGATGTAGATGTGTTATTATTTGATATTCAGGATATAGGTTCCAATGTTTATACCTATATTTACACTCTTGGATTTGTTATGGAAGCAGCTGCAGAGTACGATAAACAAATAATTGTTTTAGATAGACCGAATCCAATTGGTGGTATGAAAGTGGAGGGGCCGTTGCGATCAAAAGATGCAGTAAGTTTTATGGGGAGATTTTTACTCCCTGTAAGGCATGGGATGACGGTTGGAGAATTAGCTTTAATGTGGAACCAAGAATACAGTTTGGGAATAGATGTAAAAGTAGCTAAAGTCAAAGGTTGGAGAAGAAACGTGTATTTTTCTAATACGGAGCTACCTTGGGTTCTAACATCCCCAAATATTCCTACTGAAGAGACAGCTTATTTATATACTGGAACGGAGCTATTGGATGATACGTCACTGTCTACAGGGCTTGGTACTACAAAACCGTTTGAATTAGTAGGTGCCCCATGGATTGAAAGTGAAGCATTGGCAGAAGAAATGAAAAAACGTAATCTTGTAGGTGTTAAGTTTCGACCAGCTTATTTTACTTCAAGATTCGGAAAGTATAAGGGAAAATTAATTGGTGGGGTACAGGTTCATATAAGTAATATTTCAGAAGTTGACTTGGTTTCTTTAGGGTTAAACTTGCTTGATGCAATGAGAGATCAAAACCCAGAAAAATTTAAAATGAATGAGAGTTATGTTAATTTAATTGGAAATACTAAAGTACCTACTAAGATTATGAACGATCATCCAGTCAGTGAAATAATTAACTCGTGGCAAGTGGATTTGGATAAGTGGGTAAAGAATGTTCGAAATAAGTATTTAATTTATCCTCCATATCCAGATAAAGCAAAACCTTACAAGCCATCAGGGGCGTTAGGGATTATGCCCTTGGATGTGGAAATGATTTCAGGTCAAAATGTGGCATTAGCTTTAAGAGGTTATGATAAAAATGGCAGAAAACTAGAGATTGATACTAGTTTAATTACTTGGACTACCTCAGGGAATATTGGGTATATAGAAAACGAGATATTTCACGCTGAAAAAGAAGGAGAGGGACAAATAACAGCAAAATATGGAAGCTATACAGCTAACCGAGAAATACTTGTTTCGGCACGCTATGTAAACAATATAAGGTATGGTATTCATTCTAACTATACAAGAGTTGTGTTAGATATAAATATGAGAATGAATGACTTTAAAATAGTTGAAGGGAAAAATACTTTAACTATCCAAATACCTTATGCAAAGATTTGTGGTGAGTTATTACAAGAAGGAGGCACCATTGAAATAAGCAATAGTCCTGTATTATCATCTATTGAATATTTGAAAAAAGATACAATGTTCATTGCTGATTTTCATTTGCAAGAAAGAAAAGTGTTCTATGAAACGCCTGATTTTGCATCGCGGATAGTTGTTGATATAATGCATTAA
- a CDS encoding PTS lactose/cellobiose transporter subunit IIA: protein MDVENASMNIILHASNAKQHLYEALNHAREAEFNAIESSMKLVHTELLQAHKLQTKLIQEDTKGELENIPVLLVHAQDHLMSVISEKSLIEELIILHRNQNEQSEKINHLMNRMYDN from the coding sequence ATGGACGTTGAGAATGCATCAATGAATATTATTTTACATGCAAGCAATGCAAAACAACACTTGTATGAGGCATTAAATCATGCTCGGGAGGCTGAATTTAATGCCATTGAATCTTCAATGAAGCTTGTTCATACTGAATTATTGCAAGCGCATAAATTACAAACGAAACTAATTCAAGAAGATACAAAGGGAGAGCTTGAAAATATCCCTGTCTTATTAGTTCATGCTCAGGATCATTTAATGTCTGTAATATCAGAAAAGAGCTTAATAGAAGAATTAATAATACTTCATCGAAATCAAAATGAACAAAGTGAAAAAATCAACCATTTAATGAATAGGATGTATGATAACTAA